Proteins encoded by one window of Colletes latitarsis isolate SP2378_abdomen chromosome 5, iyColLati1, whole genome shotgun sequence:
- the LOC143341836 gene encoding uncharacterized protein LOC143341836 isoform X4, translated as MEQVFATADKLSKVIRNMQQCLQCTICLHTISEPMRTRCGHRFCRKCIQTVLQSKNALCPLCNTNLPRRGISKDECVEMYVNKLEELIEAVKLDSGIDISLHTARPQSTRESSSSDPMEPHKLDAEEHYGPSCSYVESSLKAPRTSQSKSCARTRKIVPRNSKGKKNSTEGSDITKFLNKYALSGIAVLPPDEFNGSEENSMDVKVQTWLESLPNDEPLDDPNKTQSMHDECNLDDTTIDISRSTKVAVKTHRTYSKAENRRVLPSISRSNDDTKDQERTMDEPVLLQRGQHVDRTSPCDMLPSVKQNWSSVARFGKELRKKKRARKLKSLDVSIENKSNRYSRSLDEIEKEAIKSGPIRDTERDEEGNPSESMEKRLSNEQTPTKEKHNESMKETQAEGTSFIALKEGEHVHITDLNNSQMKDIIGVAGPSVDRRYESRTMPPKTSMEKAFVRSNNLSPDLLCGDSFLETEVIEQTPTCSRLSLKRRSTDPKSEESRKSNDVARLETVKRDLYREIDEDESTRTRLTSETKDKSEGSNRPDAGYAYSTSSNENRSKKEDRGQNKRFVTFKKLGKVYKHRKKRVTFLHLGSILPKSIHQEYSELRLQNPCNSSTLQGLSTQKLASECRFGNNTRISVNVTPQDEMESILPTEEEASAFVQPGPSNIASKPPGVLANLDESQYRATNDVLFVTMPDNEEKKPEVVRKIAPKTAIRMLSPKKDSQLKFLSLDSPTTDDPRVSKMAVSSAKRSNFSDIKGVHSRALILRSQQVRETSQSDSSSASDKKRKRVDGGDKLEGTKRKSMDAEDLQDGGSCHSGESFLSKATYVKRPEIIDTGTTTPKNVTVAKEFHSNSTIPSTKPLETVLLSSDTDTDSRESQEDEKKVFKRISTLRGSGTDSLELACLDNEVNSDQVAASQMTKRKRPLSSDSDCDMELNAIASNWYKDLNATERHAKKGKVEQTCAFSAFMHASRETKKDSLTSKIPNKVYTPIYRQPSTIDIGSSSDGRSFHVKRQETSSQNRGAFDSDSPDFGSTVDRIRDIQKLATESSDDKKDSDQRREAMMHDNFDEIMANVDTEAILNEYSKSKPRSLNKDDPELHKSCSSDKENKYKESELLNESFSDDEKTLTPGYANVVDRKRNPMHGDELQGRVSKESRKNTWDKSASDPLADNDKAAGNANMEATSYEQDSLMDVTQHYLQIKQFEEDLFGKSTNPKMQPDRKKETREQKTPTKNAVTGPFDAKRTDAEHSAEEDDIVENTPDDKAKASVQPTSATTKSSSSISPISRIGVKQFARTPSTVVGMNSRRSTPLCKRRIHPLCESTPIAQTSRKNNFEVGTKRTEDKGFKPATSTNDKRTTNVSGNTVQSFARQKLRFVCSGLGQAQIEHVKRLASIVNARYVTQFDPEVTHVIVKADKENNGASKTLKYLQGIAHRKWIVVDQWVTDCLKEKKLISEEPYEAVDSRTLEAGPRKSRLRHNNNLFEDFVFLFIGPYVDVTVEQYQELLRAIGATVVETVDALAVEKRRLKVIVVQANFYNYEIIAGWYKKARAVPVAHDWVVECISQYKLISLYPYLQELARQEVLALNFPEFLVEQEDSDEDSDDPTNSDHAI; from the exons AGTGCGTGGAAATGTACGTCAACAAATTAGAAGAACTAATCGAAGCAGTTAAACTGGACTCTGGCATCGACA TATCCTTGCACACCGCAAGACCACAAAGCACGCGGGAAAGCAGCTCGTCGGACCCCATGGAACCCCATAAACTCGACGCAGAGGAACACTATGGGCCAAGTTGTTCGTACGTCGAGTCGTCGTTGAAAGCACCGCGTACTTCTCAATCGAAAAGTTGCGCGCGAACGCGTAAAATTGTACCCAGAAACAGCAAGGGTAAGAAGAACAGCACCGAGGGCAGCGATATAACGAAATTTCTGAACAAATATGCCTTGTCGGGCATCGCTGTTCTGCCTCCTGACGAATTcaacggcagcgaggagaactcGATGGACGTCAAAGTACAAACTTGGCTGGAATCTTTGCCAAACGACGAACCGTTGGACGATCCTAACAAAACCCAATCGATGCACGACGAATGCAATCTCGACGACACCACGAT CGACATTTCCAGATCGACGAAGGTTGCTGTTAAAACACATCGAACGTATTCTAAGGCGGAGAATCGAAGAGTACTTCCAAGTATATCGAGATCGAACGACGATACCAAAGATCAGGAGAGAACAATGGACGAACCAGTGCTGCTTCAACGAGGGCAGCATGTCGACAGGACGTCGCCGTGCGACATGCTGCCCTCGGTGAAGCAGAACTGGTCCAGCGTCGCGCGATTCGGCAAAGAATTGCGGAAAAAGAAGCGAGCGAGGAAGCTGAAGTCTTTGGACGTCAGCATCGAGAACAAGAGCAATAGATATTCGCGATcgctcgacgaaattgaaaaggaaGCCATCAAATCGGGACCAATTAGAGATACAGAGAGGGACGAGGAAGGTAATCCTTCCGAAAGCATGGAGAAGCGTCTGTCAAACGAGCAAACACCTACGAAAGAGAAACACAACGAATCTATGAAAGAGACCCAAGCTGAAGGGACGTCGTTCATCGCGCTGAAAGAAGGCGAGCACGTGCATATAACGGACTTGAACAATAGTCAGATGAAGGACATAATCGGTGTCGCTGGTCCGAGCGTGGATCGCAGATACGAAAGCAGAACGATGCCTCCGAAGACGTCGATGGAGAAGGCTTTCGTCCGATCGAACAACCTCAGTCCGGATTTGTTGTGCGGGGACAGCTTCTTGGAGACGGAGGTGATCGAGCAAACGCCCACCTGCAGCAGATTGTCTCTGAAACGACGAAGCACCGACCCTAAATCGGAAGAGTCTCGGAAATCGAACGACGTAGCGCGGCTGGAGACCGTGAAACGCGATTTGTATCGAGAAATAGATGAGGACGAGAGCACCAGGACGAGATTAACGTCGGAGACGAAGGACAAATCCGAGGGAAGCAATAGACCGGATGCTGGTTACGCGTACTCCACGAGTTCCAACGAAAATAGGAGCAAGAAAGAGGACAGAGGACAGAACAAACGTTTCGTTACGTTTAAAAAGTTGGGCAAGGTTTACAAACACCGTAAGAAACGCGTCACTTTCTTGCATTTGGGCTCGATCCTGCCGAAGTCGATTCACCAAGAGTATTCGGAGCTAAGGTTGCAAAATCCGTGCAATTCGTCGACATTGCAGGGCCTGAGTACTCAGAAACTAGCGTCTGAGTGTCGTTTCGGGAATAATACGCGAATCTCGGTGAACGTTACGCCGCAGGATGAAATGGAGAGTATTTTGCCAACAGAGGAAGAAGCTTCTGCGTTCGTTCAACCTGGACCATCGAATATCGCGTCGAAACCGCCAGGTGTATTGGCTAACCTAGACGAGAGTCAGTATCGAGCGACCAACGACGTACTTTTCGTAACCATGCCCGACAACGAGGAGAAGAAGCCTGAGGTTGTTAGAAAGATAGCGCCCAAAACCGCCATCAGGATGTTATCGCCGAAGAAGGACTCCCAGCTGAAGTTTCTTTCTTTGGATTCGCCCACCACCGACGATCCACGAGTATCCAAGATGGCTGTTTCCAGCGCGAAGAGGAGCAACTTCTCCGATATAAAGGGTGTGCATTCGAGGGCTCTGATACTCAGATCTCAGCAAGTACGCGAAACTTCGCAGTCCGATTCGTCTTCCGCGTCGGATAAAAAGCGGAAAAGGGTGGACGGCGGCGATAAGCTCGAAGGAACAAAGAGGAAATCGATGGACGCGGAAGATCTGCAAGATGGCGGCTCCTGTCATTCCGGCGAAAGTTTCTTATCGAAGGCTACGTACGTGAAACGGCCGGAGATCATTGATACCGGAACCACCACGCCAAAGAACGTTACGGTGGCTAAAGAATTCCACTCCAACTCGACTATTCCGAGCACCAAGCCCTTGGAAACGGTGTTGCTGAGCTCTGATACGGACACTGACAGTAGGGAGAGCCAGGAGGACGAGAAGAAGGTGTTCAAGAGGATTTCGACGTTGCGTGGTTCAGGCACGGATTCTCTGGAACTTGCCTGCTTGGACAACGAAGTAAACAGTGATCAGGTCGCAGCGTCTCAGATGACCAAACGGAAACGGCCGTTGTCTTCGGACTCCGACTGCGATATGGAGCTGAATGCGATAGCGAGCAATTGGTACAAGGACTTGAATGCAACCGAGAGGCACGCGAAGAAAGGAAAAGTGGAGCAAACTTGTGCTTTCTCGGCTTTCATGCACGCGTCCAGAGAGACGAAGAAAGACTCGTTAACGTCCAAGATACCCAACAAAGTCTATACCCCGATTTACAGACAACCATCTACGATCGACATTGGTTCGAGCTCCGATGGACGAAGCTTTCACGTTAAAAGGCAAGAAACTTCTTCTCAGAACAGAGGAGCGTTCGATTCCGATTCTCCGGACTTTGGCTCGACAGTGGACAGGATAAGAGATATACAAAAGCTCGCGACCGAGTCCAGCGACGATAAAAAAGATTCTGACCAGAGACGAGAGGCTATGATGCACGACAACTTCGACGAAATTATGGCCAACGTCGACACGGAAGCAATACTCAACGAGTATTCTAAGAGCAAGCCGCGATCCCTGAACAAGGACGATCCTGAGCTCCATAAATCTTGCAGTTCCGATAAGGAGAACAAATACAAGGAATCGGAGCTATTGAACGAAAGTTTCAGCGACGATGAGAAAACCCTGACGCCGGGATACGCGAACGTCGTTGATAGGAAGAGGAACCCGATGCACGGTGATGAATTGCAGGGGAGAGTGAGCAAAGAATCGAGGAAGAATACTTGGGACAAGTCGGCGAGCGATCCGTTAGCCGACAATGACAAAGCGGCGGGGAATGCAAACATGGAAGCGACGAGTTACGAGCAAGATTCTCTTATGGACGTCACGCAACATTATTTGCAAATTAAGCAATTCGAGGAGGATCTGTTTGGCAAATCGACGAACCCCAAGATGCAGCCTGATAGGAAGAAAGAGACGAGGGAACAAAAGACTCCGACCAAGAATGCGGTAACTGGACCCTTCGATGCGAAACGAAcg GACGCCGAACACTCGGCCGAAGAAGACGACATTGTCGAGAACACTCCTGACGACAAGGCGAAGGC CAGCGTCCAACCGACCAGCGCGACGACGAAAAGTAGTTCGAGCATATCGCCGATATCGAGGATCGGCGTGAAACAGTTCGCGAGGACTCCGTCGACGGTCGTTGGAATGAATTCGAGGAGGAGCACACCGCTTTGCAAGAGGAGGATCCATCCTCTTTGCGAGAGCACGCCGATAGCGCAGACGAGCAGGAAGAATAATTTCGAGGTcggcacgaagcgcacggaagaTAAGGGATTCAAGCCAGCGACGAGTACGAACGATAAACGAACGACGAACGTGTCGGGAAACACTGTACAAAGCTTTGCCAGGCAAAAGTTGCGTTTCGTTTGCAGCGGTCTGGGACAGGCTCAAATTGAACACGTGAAGAGGCTGGCAAGTATCGTGAACGCGCGATACGTGACTCAATTCGATCCCGAAGTGACGCACGTTATCGTAAAAGCTGACAAGGAGAATAACGGGGCGAGTAAAACGCTCAAGTACTTGCAAGGAATCGCTCATAGAAAATGGATCGTCGTGGACCAGTGGGTCACCGATTGCTTGAAGGAGAAGAAATTAATAAGCGAGGAACCCTACGAGGCGGTGGACAGCAGGACTCTCGAGGCTGGTCCTCGAAAGTCGCGGTTAAGGCATAACAATAATTTATTCGAAGACTTCGTGTTCCTCTTCATCGGACCCTACGTGGACGTCACCGTCGAACAGTATCAG GAGTTGTTACGTGCTATTGGTGCCACTGTGGTCGAAACCGTGGATGCCCTAGCCGTTGAAAAGAGGAGGTTGAAAGtcatcgtggtccaagccaactTTTACAACTACGAAATCATTG CAGGCTGGTACAAGAAGGCTCGTGCTGTGCCAGTTGCCCACGATTGGGTAGTGGAGTGTATCAGTCAGTACAAACTGATATCCTTGTATCCATACCTGCAGGAGCTGGCGCGACAAGAAGTTCTAGCTTTAAATTTTCCAGAATTCCTCGTCGAACAAGAAGATTCTGACGAGGACTCGGACGATCCCACGAACAGCGACCACGCGATATAA
- the LOC143341836 gene encoding uncharacterized protein LOC143341836 isoform X2, which yields MEQVFATADKLSKVIRNMQQCLQCTICLHTISEPMRTRCGHRFCRKCIQTVLQSKNALCPLCNTNLPRRGISKDECVEMYVNKLEELIEAVKLDSGIDISLHTARPQSTRESSSSDPMEPHKLDAEEHYGPSCSYVESSLKAPRTSQSKSCARTRKIVPRNSKGKKNSTEGSDITKFLNKYALSGIAVLPPDEFNGSEENSMDVKVQTWLESLPNDEPLDDPNKTQSMHDECNLDDTTMSSVSQIDKKAESDISRSTKVAVKTHRTYSKAENRRVLPSISRSNDDTKDQERTMDEPVLLQRGQHVDRTSPCDMLPSVKQNWSSVARFGKELRKKKRARKLKSLDVSIENKSNRYSRSLDEIEKEAIKSGPIRDTERDEEGNPSESMEKRLSNEQTPTKEKHNESMKETQAEGTSFIALKEGEHVHITDLNNSQMKDIIGVAGPSVDRRYESRTMPPKTSMEKAFVRSNNLSPDLLCGDSFLETEVIEQTPTCSRLSLKRRSTDPKSEESRKSNDVARLETVKRDLYREIDEDESTRTRLTSETKDKSEGSNRPDAGYAYSTSSNENRSKKEDRGQNKRFVTFKKLGKVYKHRKKRVTFLHLGSILPKSIHQEYSELRLQNPCNSSTLQGLSTQKLASECRFGNNTRISVNVTPQDEMESILPTEEEASAFVQPGPSNIASKPPGVLANLDESQYRATNDVLFVTMPDNEEKKPEVVRKIAPKTAIRMLSPKKDSQLKFLSLDSPTTDDPRVSKMAVSSAKRSNFSDIKGVHSRALILRSQQVRETSQSDSSSASDKKRKRVDGGDKLEGTKRKSMDAEDLQDGGSCHSGESFLSKATYVKRPEIIDTGTTTPKNVTVAKEFHSNSTIPSTKPLETVLLSSDTDTDSRESQEDEKKVFKRISTLRGSGTDSLELACLDNEVNSDQVAASQMTKRKRPLSSDSDCDMELNAIASNWYKDLNATERHAKKGKVEQTCAFSAFMHASRETKKDSLTSKIPNKVYTPIYRQPSTIDIGSSSDGRSFHVKRQETSSQNRGAFDSDSPDFGSTVDRIRDIQKLATESSDDKKDSDQRREAMMHDNFDEIMANVDTEAILNEYSKSKPRSLNKDDPELHKSCSSDKENKYKESELLNESFSDDEKTLTPGYANVVDRKRNPMHGDELQGRVSKESRKNTWDKSASDPLADNDKAAGNANMEATSYEQDSLMDVTQHYLQIKQFEEDLFGKSTNPKMQPDRKKETREQKTPTKNAVTGPFDAKRTDAEHSAEEDDIVENTPDDKAKAVQPTSATTKSSSSISPISRIGVKQFARTPSTVVGMNSRRSTPLCKRRIHPLCESTPIAQTSRKNNFEVGTKRTEDKGFKPATSTNDKRTTNVSGNTVQSFARQKLRFVCSGLGQAQIEHVKRLASIVNARYVTQFDPEVTHVIVKADKENNGASKTLKYLQGIAHRKWIVVDQWVTDCLKEKKLISEEPYEAVDSRTLEAGPRKSRLRHNNNLFEDFVFLFIGPYVDVTVEQYQELLRAIGATVVETVDALAVEKRRLKVIVVQANFYNYEIIAGWYKKARAVPVAHDWVVECISQYKLISLYPYLQELARQEVLALNFPEFLVEQEDSDEDSDDPTNSDHAI from the exons AGTGCGTGGAAATGTACGTCAACAAATTAGAAGAACTAATCGAAGCAGTTAAACTGGACTCTGGCATCGACA TATCCTTGCACACCGCAAGACCACAAAGCACGCGGGAAAGCAGCTCGTCGGACCCCATGGAACCCCATAAACTCGACGCAGAGGAACACTATGGGCCAAGTTGTTCGTACGTCGAGTCGTCGTTGAAAGCACCGCGTACTTCTCAATCGAAAAGTTGCGCGCGAACGCGTAAAATTGTACCCAGAAACAGCAAGGGTAAGAAGAACAGCACCGAGGGCAGCGATATAACGAAATTTCTGAACAAATATGCCTTGTCGGGCATCGCTGTTCTGCCTCCTGACGAATTcaacggcagcgaggagaactcGATGGACGTCAAAGTACAAACTTGGCTGGAATCTTTGCCAAACGACGAACCGTTGGACGATCCTAACAAAACCCAATCGATGCACGACGAATGCAATCTCGACGACACCACGATGTCTTCCGTCTCCCAAATCGACAAGAAAGCCGAAAGCGACATTTCCAGATCGACGAAGGTTGCTGTTAAAACACATCGAACGTATTCTAAGGCGGAGAATCGAAGAGTACTTCCAAGTATATCGAGATCGAACGACGATACCAAAGATCAGGAGAGAACAATGGACGAACCAGTGCTGCTTCAACGAGGGCAGCATGTCGACAGGACGTCGCCGTGCGACATGCTGCCCTCGGTGAAGCAGAACTGGTCCAGCGTCGCGCGATTCGGCAAAGAATTGCGGAAAAAGAAGCGAGCGAGGAAGCTGAAGTCTTTGGACGTCAGCATCGAGAACAAGAGCAATAGATATTCGCGATcgctcgacgaaattgaaaaggaaGCCATCAAATCGGGACCAATTAGAGATACAGAGAGGGACGAGGAAGGTAATCCTTCCGAAAGCATGGAGAAGCGTCTGTCAAACGAGCAAACACCTACGAAAGAGAAACACAACGAATCTATGAAAGAGACCCAAGCTGAAGGGACGTCGTTCATCGCGCTGAAAGAAGGCGAGCACGTGCATATAACGGACTTGAACAATAGTCAGATGAAGGACATAATCGGTGTCGCTGGTCCGAGCGTGGATCGCAGATACGAAAGCAGAACGATGCCTCCGAAGACGTCGATGGAGAAGGCTTTCGTCCGATCGAACAACCTCAGTCCGGATTTGTTGTGCGGGGACAGCTTCTTGGAGACGGAGGTGATCGAGCAAACGCCCACCTGCAGCAGATTGTCTCTGAAACGACGAAGCACCGACCCTAAATCGGAAGAGTCTCGGAAATCGAACGACGTAGCGCGGCTGGAGACCGTGAAACGCGATTTGTATCGAGAAATAGATGAGGACGAGAGCACCAGGACGAGATTAACGTCGGAGACGAAGGACAAATCCGAGGGAAGCAATAGACCGGATGCTGGTTACGCGTACTCCACGAGTTCCAACGAAAATAGGAGCAAGAAAGAGGACAGAGGACAGAACAAACGTTTCGTTACGTTTAAAAAGTTGGGCAAGGTTTACAAACACCGTAAGAAACGCGTCACTTTCTTGCATTTGGGCTCGATCCTGCCGAAGTCGATTCACCAAGAGTATTCGGAGCTAAGGTTGCAAAATCCGTGCAATTCGTCGACATTGCAGGGCCTGAGTACTCAGAAACTAGCGTCTGAGTGTCGTTTCGGGAATAATACGCGAATCTCGGTGAACGTTACGCCGCAGGATGAAATGGAGAGTATTTTGCCAACAGAGGAAGAAGCTTCTGCGTTCGTTCAACCTGGACCATCGAATATCGCGTCGAAACCGCCAGGTGTATTGGCTAACCTAGACGAGAGTCAGTATCGAGCGACCAACGACGTACTTTTCGTAACCATGCCCGACAACGAGGAGAAGAAGCCTGAGGTTGTTAGAAAGATAGCGCCCAAAACCGCCATCAGGATGTTATCGCCGAAGAAGGACTCCCAGCTGAAGTTTCTTTCTTTGGATTCGCCCACCACCGACGATCCACGAGTATCCAAGATGGCTGTTTCCAGCGCGAAGAGGAGCAACTTCTCCGATATAAAGGGTGTGCATTCGAGGGCTCTGATACTCAGATCTCAGCAAGTACGCGAAACTTCGCAGTCCGATTCGTCTTCCGCGTCGGATAAAAAGCGGAAAAGGGTGGACGGCGGCGATAAGCTCGAAGGAACAAAGAGGAAATCGATGGACGCGGAAGATCTGCAAGATGGCGGCTCCTGTCATTCCGGCGAAAGTTTCTTATCGAAGGCTACGTACGTGAAACGGCCGGAGATCATTGATACCGGAACCACCACGCCAAAGAACGTTACGGTGGCTAAAGAATTCCACTCCAACTCGACTATTCCGAGCACCAAGCCCTTGGAAACGGTGTTGCTGAGCTCTGATACGGACACTGACAGTAGGGAGAGCCAGGAGGACGAGAAGAAGGTGTTCAAGAGGATTTCGACGTTGCGTGGTTCAGGCACGGATTCTCTGGAACTTGCCTGCTTGGACAACGAAGTAAACAGTGATCAGGTCGCAGCGTCTCAGATGACCAAACGGAAACGGCCGTTGTCTTCGGACTCCGACTGCGATATGGAGCTGAATGCGATAGCGAGCAATTGGTACAAGGACTTGAATGCAACCGAGAGGCACGCGAAGAAAGGAAAAGTGGAGCAAACTTGTGCTTTCTCGGCTTTCATGCACGCGTCCAGAGAGACGAAGAAAGACTCGTTAACGTCCAAGATACCCAACAAAGTCTATACCCCGATTTACAGACAACCATCTACGATCGACATTGGTTCGAGCTCCGATGGACGAAGCTTTCACGTTAAAAGGCAAGAAACTTCTTCTCAGAACAGAGGAGCGTTCGATTCCGATTCTCCGGACTTTGGCTCGACAGTGGACAGGATAAGAGATATACAAAAGCTCGCGACCGAGTCCAGCGACGATAAAAAAGATTCTGACCAGAGACGAGAGGCTATGATGCACGACAACTTCGACGAAATTATGGCCAACGTCGACACGGAAGCAATACTCAACGAGTATTCTAAGAGCAAGCCGCGATCCCTGAACAAGGACGATCCTGAGCTCCATAAATCTTGCAGTTCCGATAAGGAGAACAAATACAAGGAATCGGAGCTATTGAACGAAAGTTTCAGCGACGATGAGAAAACCCTGACGCCGGGATACGCGAACGTCGTTGATAGGAAGAGGAACCCGATGCACGGTGATGAATTGCAGGGGAGAGTGAGCAAAGAATCGAGGAAGAATACTTGGGACAAGTCGGCGAGCGATCCGTTAGCCGACAATGACAAAGCGGCGGGGAATGCAAACATGGAAGCGACGAGTTACGAGCAAGATTCTCTTATGGACGTCACGCAACATTATTTGCAAATTAAGCAATTCGAGGAGGATCTGTTTGGCAAATCGACGAACCCCAAGATGCAGCCTGATAGGAAGAAAGAGACGAGGGAACAAAAGACTCCGACCAAGAATGCGGTAACTGGACCCTTCGATGCGAAACGAAcg GACGCCGAACACTCGGCCGAAGAAGACGACATTGTCGAGAACACTCCTGACGACAAGGCGAAGGC CGTCCAACCGACCAGCGCGACGACGAAAAGTAGTTCGAGCATATCGCCGATATCGAGGATCGGCGTGAAACAGTTCGCGAGGACTCCGTCGACGGTCGTTGGAATGAATTCGAGGAGGAGCACACCGCTTTGCAAGAGGAGGATCCATCCTCTTTGCGAGAGCACGCCGATAGCGCAGACGAGCAGGAAGAATAATTTCGAGGTcggcacgaagcgcacggaagaTAAGGGATTCAAGCCAGCGACGAGTACGAACGATAAACGAACGACGAACGTGTCGGGAAACACTGTACAAAGCTTTGCCAGGCAAAAGTTGCGTTTCGTTTGCAGCGGTCTGGGACAGGCTCAAATTGAACACGTGAAGAGGCTGGCAAGTATCGTGAACGCGCGATACGTGACTCAATTCGATCCCGAAGTGACGCACGTTATCGTAAAAGCTGACAAGGAGAATAACGGGGCGAGTAAAACGCTCAAGTACTTGCAAGGAATCGCTCATAGAAAATGGATCGTCGTGGACCAGTGGGTCACCGATTGCTTGAAGGAGAAGAAATTAATAAGCGAGGAACCCTACGAGGCGGTGGACAGCAGGACTCTCGAGGCTGGTCCTCGAAAGTCGCGGTTAAGGCATAACAATAATTTATTCGAAGACTTCGTGTTCCTCTTCATCGGACCCTACGTGGACGTCACCGTCGAACAGTATCAG GAGTTGTTACGTGCTATTGGTGCCACTGTGGTCGAAACCGTGGATGCCCTAGCCGTTGAAAAGAGGAGGTTGAAAGtcatcgtggtccaagccaactTTTACAACTACGAAATCATTG CAGGCTGGTACAAGAAGGCTCGTGCTGTGCCAGTTGCCCACGATTGGGTAGTGGAGTGTATCAGTCAGTACAAACTGATATCCTTGTATCCATACCTGCAGGAGCTGGCGCGACAAGAAGTTCTAGCTTTAAATTTTCCAGAATTCCTCGTCGAACAAGAAGATTCTGACGAGGACTCGGACGATCCCACGAACAGCGACCACGCGATATAA